In Uranotaenia lowii strain MFRU-FL chromosome 2, ASM2978415v1, whole genome shotgun sequence, one genomic interval encodes:
- the LOC129746644 gene encoding ATP synthase mitochondrial F1 complex assembly factor 2: MFKKTTNLLTKLSSLTYFVTVRSYPAPVKRFYRQTGIITSNGKYEITLDQRKLKTPKGSPFFVESEPLAIAIATEWDAQKEVIDRSKMHLTALSSTVIDNPNNLKKPDLVNYLVNYINTDAVLYQSNDEKGLKELQQAEWDPVIKWFNERYDVNLEATDGLEVPAFAPGTAMNLSRYLSSYNEAALHGFVFAVDTIKSLILTCACVDRFVSVEKATLLARLEEEYQIGHWNRVEWAHDVQQLDSQSRLAAAVLFVYFNSSSAFVKHKIAG, from the exons ATGTTTAAGAAAACCACAAATTTATTGACGAAATTGTCAAGTCTTACTTACTTCGTCACTGTTCGCAGTTATC CTGCCCCGGTAAAGCGTTTCTACCGTCAAACCGGAATCATTACCAGCAATGGGAAGTACGAGATCACGTTGGACCAACGCAAGTTAAAAACACCGAAGGGTTCTCCCTTCTTCGTAGAAAGTGAGCCTTTGGCCATTGCCATCGCCACCGAATGGGACGCCCAGAAGGAAGTGATAGACCGATCCAAGATGCATCTG acAGCTCTCAGCAGTACGGTTATTGATAATCCGAATAACCTCAAGAAACCGGACTTGGTAAATTATTTGGTCAACTATATCAACACCGATGCTGTGCTGTATCAGTCAAAT GATGAAAAAGGCTTAAAGGAATTGCAACAAGCCGAGTGGGATCCAGTTattaaatggttcaatgaacggTACGATGTCAATCTGGAGGCTACGGACGGGCTGGAAGTGCCAGCATTTGCACCTGGAACGGCCATGAACCTGAGCCGATACTTGTCGTCCTACAACGAGGCAGCCCTCCATGGGTTTGTTTTTGCGGTTGATACGATCAAATCGTTGATTCTGACCTGTGCTTGCGTTGACCGATTTGTGAGTGTCGAAAAGGCCACCCTGCTGGCTCGACTGGAGGAAGAGTACCAAATAGGGCACTGGAACAGGGTCGAATGGGCTCACGATGTGCAACAGCTGGACTCACAATCCCGACTAGCGGCAGCTGTTTTGTTCGTATATTTTAATTCTAGTAGTGCTTTTGTAAAGCACAAAATAGCTGGTTAA
- the LOC129746643 gene encoding uncharacterized protein LOC129746643, which produces MLKLLRSNHSVSRLFSELTLRSRPVTRVPRPFPIPVRARFHCNPILSYREDDTCETASDLREMQKATAIWSKEELLGRISALLNNPKREELERIYKANKKALKVILPRLLTENVQLLLQEGVNERSILNHPRILSIDSDEIVAKINTLKKFKGLQDLNHMIPFLKLDQAVLEDMVNISQQENIEHGNRIYYLEAQTGVDVEVIAHYFANSIRVYSRVGLEKFLDNLEYCLQNLEPLDVVRHLSILAYARSSIEERLRMLKSSPLEKVKPWMIRVPNLALERSFEEIIDKGRTPSFKDPLTGVWFENHVSRRIMALIDCTEEEAKSVYKDSKGSVSVIDNIEELQEWKISQKTILNNRSLLGMMNHELKKKIGALNGLVGVRDLNDLIPLCALKPFQVIKLVRAMNNDELSGNTNRIYHFADRTGIAPSEVANQFARRTFMFRIPKESFLENLEQFIAHMDPEDVLADLWAFKYSPAVVHERLARAKEVRGRKLMPWMVRCPDVVLEKSLQLTKENGALLGENETIVEYFQRRLGFDREITNSIFLKLPSVKNIRITKVKKVIDYLLEELDYLPQDIALNPRILMHSLTTTRKRMAQLQELGCRPSSLVVVCKSQVQYEKFIKDWIEAKDRKKKIQVMR; this is translated from the exons atgttaaagttactTAGAAGCAACCATTCTGTAAGCCGGCTATTTTCGGAACTAACACTTCGGAGCCGGCCGGTTACCCGGGTCCCTCGACCGTTTCCGATTCCTGTGAGGGCCCGTTTCCATTGTAACCCGATATTATCCTATCGGGAAGATGATACCTGCGAGACGGCTAGTGATCTTCGTGAAATGCAGAAGGCAACTGCCATCTGGAGTAAGGAGGAATTGCTCGGTCGCATTAGCGCCCTGCTGAATAACCCCAAACGGGAGGAATTGGAGCGGATTTACAAGGCCAACAAAAAGGCTCTCAAAGTAATTTTACCAAGGCTTCTGACCGAAAATGTCCAGCTGCTGTTGCAGGAAGGCGTTAATGAGCGGTCAATTTTGAACCATCCTAGAATTCTGTCCATTGATTCCG ATGAGATCGTGGCAAAGATAAACACGCTGAAAAAGTTTAAAGGTCTTCAGGATCTGAACCATATGATACCATTCCTCAAACTGGATCAAGCGGTTTTGGAGGACATGGTAAATATTTCGCAACAGGAGAATATCGAACATGGCAACCGTATCTATTATCTGGAGGCCCAAACGGGAGTCGACGTGGAAGTAATAGCACACTACTTTGCCAATAGCATTCGAGTGTACAGTCGGGTGGGGCTAGAAAAGTTCCTAGACAATCTGGAGTACTGTTTGCAGAACTTGGAACCGCTGGATGTGGTTAGGCATTTGTCTATTCTGGCCTACGCTAGATCCTCGATAGAAGAACGTTTGAGGATGCTGAAAAGTTCGCCATTGGAGAAAGTGAAACCATGGATGATTCGAGTGCCCAATTTGGCTCTTGAGCGTTCGTTTGAAGAAATTATCGACAAAGGTCGAACTCCTTCATTCAAAGATCCGCTGACTGGTGTTTGGTTTGAGAACCATGTGTCAAGAAGAATTATGGCACTCATAGACTGTACCGAGGAAGAAGCCAAAAGCGTTTACAAGGATAGCAAAGGTTCTGTTTCAGTGATTGACAACATTGAAGAGTTGCaggagtggaaaatttctcaaaaaacaaTACTGAACAATAGAAGCTTACTAGGTATGATGAATCACGagctgaagaaaaaaattggtgCTCTAAATGGCCTCGTAGGCGTGCGAGATTTAAACGATTTGATTCCGTTATGTGCGCTGAAGCCTTTTCAGGTTATTAAGTTGGTCAGAGCCATGAACAACGACGAGCTATCTGGTAATACAAACCGCATTTATCATTTCGCCGATCGAACGGGAATTGCACCGTCAGAGGTGGCCAATCAGTTTGCCAGGCGAACCTTCATGTTTCGTATTCCAAAAGAaagttttctggaaaatttagaACAGTTTATAGCGCACATGGATCCGGAAGATGTCCTCGCTGATTTGTGGGCCTTCAAATATTCGCCAGCCGTTGTGCATGAGCGTCTTGCCCGGGCCAAAGAAGTTCGAGGCAGAAAGCTTATGCCATGGATGGTTCGCTGTCCAGATGTAGTACTGGAAAAGTCGCTGCAGCTGACTAAAGAAAATGGAGCTCTTCTCGGAGAGAATGAAACCATCGTGGAATATTTCCAACGTCGACTTGGTTTCGATCGAGAAATTacgaattcaatttttcttaagcTACCTTCAGTTAAAAATATCCGTATTACCAAAGTCAAGAAAGTTATCGACTATCTGCTCGAGGAACTCGACTATTTGCCCCAGGATATAGCGCTGAATCCACGGATTTTGATGCACAGCTTAACAACAACTCGGAAGCGAATGGCCCAACTTCAGGAGCTTGGCTGCCGACCGAGTTCCTTGGTAGTTGTCTGCAAGAGCCAAGTCCAGTACGAGAAGTTCATTAAGGATTGGATTGAGGCAAAAGATCGGAAGAAAAAGATACAAGTGATGAGATGA